In Arachis stenosperma cultivar V10309 chromosome 1, arast.V10309.gnm1.PFL2, whole genome shotgun sequence, one DNA window encodes the following:
- the LOC130940558 gene encoding lysine histidine transporter 1-like isoform X2, translating into MEDNNKDINNWLAVTRSRNGKWWYSAFHNVTALVGAGVLGFPYAMSQLGWGPGITVLVLSWICTLYTAWQMIEMHEAESGKRFDRYHELGQYAFGEKLGLWIVVPQTLIVDVGTDIIYMITGGNSLKKAHQILCKNCKPIRTTYFIMIFASLQFFLSHLPSFNSIIGVSISAAVMSICYSTIAWTSSAHKGALPDVKYDGRSSTTIGNVFDFFTGLGTIAFGYAAHNVLLEIQATVPSTPEKPSKKAMWKGMIAAYIVVGLCYFPVAIFGYWAFGNSVTDNILMSLDKPHWLTAVANIFVVIHVTGSYQVFAVPVFDMMESLMLRRMNFKPTWYLRFISRNIYVALTMLVAIIFPFFGGLLSFLGGLVFAPTTYFLPCIIWLVVYKPKRFSGSWCANWFCIVFGVLLMVLGSIGAMREIILQAKDYKFFS; encoded by the exons atgGAAGATAATAATAAAGATATCAATAATTGGCTCGCAGTGACGAGGTCCAGGAATGGGAAGTGGTGGTACAGTGCTTTTCACAATGTCACTGCTTTGGTTGGAGCTGGAGTGCTTGGATTTCCCTATGCCATGTCTCAACTTGGATG ggGTCCTGGCATCACAGTTTTGGTGCTTTCATGGATATGCACGTTATACACTGCATGGCAGATGATTGAGATGCACGAGGCTGAGTCTGGGAAGAGGTTTGATAGGTATCATGAATTAGGGCAATATGCCTTCGGGGAAAAGCTAGGGTTATGGATTGTGGTGCCTCAAACACTAATAGTGGATGTTGGCACAGACATAATTTACATGATTACTGGTGGAAATTCCTtgaagaaggcccatcaaattCTTTGCAAAAATTGTAAGCCAATTAGGACCACTTACTTCATTATGATCTTTGCAAGCCTTCAGTTTTTCCTCTCGCATCTTCCCAGTTTCAATTCCATCATTGGTGTATCTATTTCTGCAGCCGTCATGTCCATCTG CTACTCAACGATTGCATGGACAAGTTCGGCTCATAAAGGTGCCTTACCAGATGTGAAATATGATGGCAGATCTTCAACTACGATAGGAAACGTTTTCGACTTCTTTACCGGTTTGGGGACCATAGCATTTGGGTATGCTGCACACAATGTGTTACTTGAGATCCAAGCAACGGTTCCTTCGACGCCAGAGAAGCCTTCAAAGAAGGCCATGTGGAAGGGAATGATTGCTGCTTACATTGTTGTGGGTTTGTGCTACTTCCCTGTTGCAATCTTTGGCTACTGGGCTTTTGGAAACTCTGTTACTGATAACATCCTCATGTCCCTCGATAAACCTCACTGGCTCACCGCCGTTGCCAATATATTTGTCGTTATTCATGTCACCGGAAGTTATCAG GTGTTTGCTGTTCCGGTGTTTGACATGATGGAATCACTCATGTTGCGGAGAATGAATTTCAAGCCAACGTGGTACCTTCGTTTCATTTCCCGCAATATTTATGTTG CACTTACTATGCTAGTTGCAATTATATTTCCATTTTTTGGTGGGCTCCTTAGCTTCTTAGGAGGACTTGTCTTCGCTCCAACCACATACTTC CTCCCTTGCATAATATGGCTAGTAGTCTATAAACCAAAGAGATTTAGCGGATCCTGGTGTGCAAATTGG TTTTGCATCGTATTTGGAGTATTATTGATGGTTTTAGGCTCGATTGGCGCAATGAGGGAGATCATACTGCAAGCTAAGGACTACAaatttttctcttga
- the LOC130940558 gene encoding lysine histidine transporter 1-like isoform X1 yields the protein MSSTSKLNREKEKMEDNNKDINNWLAVTRSRNGKWWYSAFHNVTALVGAGVLGFPYAMSQLGWGPGITVLVLSWICTLYTAWQMIEMHEAESGKRFDRYHELGQYAFGEKLGLWIVVPQTLIVDVGTDIIYMITGGNSLKKAHQILCKNCKPIRTTYFIMIFASLQFFLSHLPSFNSIIGVSISAAVMSICYSTIAWTSSAHKGALPDVKYDGRSSTTIGNVFDFFTGLGTIAFGYAAHNVLLEIQATVPSTPEKPSKKAMWKGMIAAYIVVGLCYFPVAIFGYWAFGNSVTDNILMSLDKPHWLTAVANIFVVIHVTGSYQVFAVPVFDMMESLMLRRMNFKPTWYLRFISRNIYVALTMLVAIIFPFFGGLLSFLGGLVFAPTTYFLPCIIWLVVYKPKRFSGSWCANWFCIVFGVLLMVLGSIGAMREIILQAKDYKFFS from the exons ATGTCATCTACAAGTAAG CTgaacagagagaaagagaagatgGAAGATAATAATAAAGATATCAATAATTGGCTCGCAGTGACGAGGTCCAGGAATGGGAAGTGGTGGTACAGTGCTTTTCACAATGTCACTGCTTTGGTTGGAGCTGGAGTGCTTGGATTTCCCTATGCCATGTCTCAACTTGGATG ggGTCCTGGCATCACAGTTTTGGTGCTTTCATGGATATGCACGTTATACACTGCATGGCAGATGATTGAGATGCACGAGGCTGAGTCTGGGAAGAGGTTTGATAGGTATCATGAATTAGGGCAATATGCCTTCGGGGAAAAGCTAGGGTTATGGATTGTGGTGCCTCAAACACTAATAGTGGATGTTGGCACAGACATAATTTACATGATTACTGGTGGAAATTCCTtgaagaaggcccatcaaattCTTTGCAAAAATTGTAAGCCAATTAGGACCACTTACTTCATTATGATCTTTGCAAGCCTTCAGTTTTTCCTCTCGCATCTTCCCAGTTTCAATTCCATCATTGGTGTATCTATTTCTGCAGCCGTCATGTCCATCTG CTACTCAACGATTGCATGGACAAGTTCGGCTCATAAAGGTGCCTTACCAGATGTGAAATATGATGGCAGATCTTCAACTACGATAGGAAACGTTTTCGACTTCTTTACCGGTTTGGGGACCATAGCATTTGGGTATGCTGCACACAATGTGTTACTTGAGATCCAAGCAACGGTTCCTTCGACGCCAGAGAAGCCTTCAAAGAAGGCCATGTGGAAGGGAATGATTGCTGCTTACATTGTTGTGGGTTTGTGCTACTTCCCTGTTGCAATCTTTGGCTACTGGGCTTTTGGAAACTCTGTTACTGATAACATCCTCATGTCCCTCGATAAACCTCACTGGCTCACCGCCGTTGCCAATATATTTGTCGTTATTCATGTCACCGGAAGTTATCAG GTGTTTGCTGTTCCGGTGTTTGACATGATGGAATCACTCATGTTGCGGAGAATGAATTTCAAGCCAACGTGGTACCTTCGTTTCATTTCCCGCAATATTTATGTTG CACTTACTATGCTAGTTGCAATTATATTTCCATTTTTTGGTGGGCTCCTTAGCTTCTTAGGAGGACTTGTCTTCGCTCCAACCACATACTTC CTCCCTTGCATAATATGGCTAGTAGTCTATAAACCAAAGAGATTTAGCGGATCCTGGTGTGCAAATTGG TTTTGCATCGTATTTGGAGTATTATTGATGGTTTTAGGCTCGATTGGCGCAATGAGGGAGATCATACTGCAAGCTAAGGACTACAaatttttctcttga
- the LOC130933689 gene encoding uncharacterized protein LOC130933689 isoform X2, translating into MRSVAVRWTTKAAVAEGRGGVASSSGILATVATARDGSPGYHAFDNKQKTERVAGSGALGQQFRDSNLVDEIPACETEVASWLMNIFLKKDQLFSKFMKQTKDWTMLLIMFV; encoded by the exons ATGAGATCGGTTGCAGTGAGGTGGACCACAAAGGCAGCAGTGGCAGAGGGACGTGGGGGTGTGGCATCAAGCTCTGGTATCCTAGCTACTGTTGCGACGGCCAGAGACGGTAGTCCTGGATACCACGCTTTTGATAATAAGCAGAAAACAGAGAGGGTCGCTGGTTCAGGGGCACTGGGGCAGCAGTTCAGAGATTCAAATCTAG TGGATGAGATTCCAGCTTGTGAAACTGAAGTTGCTTCATGGCTAATGAACATATTCCTAAAGAAGGACCAATTGTTCTCTAAATTCATG aaacaaacaaaagattgGACAATGTTGTTAATC ATGTTCGTTTGA
- the LOC130933689 gene encoding uncharacterized protein LOC130933689 isoform X1 codes for MRSVAVRWTTKAAVAEGRGGVASSSGILATVATARDGSPGYHAFDNKQKTERVAGSGALGQQFRDSNLDVRLIYGFQRDEDKMLYLKIWQVRDFTSFYGCPMCGKELENVGHLFFGCDVAFSLWGDVLYNMGLH; via the exons ATGAGATCGGTTGCAGTGAGGTGGACCACAAAGGCAGCAGTGGCAGAGGGACGTGGGGGTGTGGCATCAAGCTCTGGTATCCTAGCTACTGTTGCGACGGCCAGAGACGGTAGTCCTGGATACCACGCTTTTGATAATAAGCAGAAAACAGAGAGGGTCGCTGGTTCAGGGGCACTGGGGCAGCAGTTCAGAGATTCAAATCTAG ATGTTCGTTTGATTTATGGATTTCAGAGGGATGAAGATAAGATGCTGTACTTAAAGATATGGCAG GTGCGGGATTTTACCAGCTTCTATGGATGTCCAATGTGTGGTAAAGAGCTAGAGAATGTAGGTCATCTTTTCTTCGGTTGTGATGTAGCATTCAGTCTTTGGGGCGATGTACTATATAATATGGGTCTGCATTGA